The following nucleotide sequence is from Dyella sp. BiH032.
TGCGCGACATGCTCAACGACGACATCGAGAAAGTGCGCGTCGATTCGCGCGAGACCTACGAGAAGGTCGTTAAGTTCGTGCACAAGTTCATGCCAAGCCTGGACGACCGCATCGAGCACTATTCCGGCGAACGGCCGATCTTCGACCTCTATGGCGTCGAGGACGAAATCCAGCGCGCGCTGCGCAAGGAAGTGCCGCTGAAGTCCGGCGGCTACCTCATCGTCGACCAGACCGAGGCGATGACCACCATCGACGTCAACACCGGCGGCTATCTCGGCACGCGCAACCTGGAAGAAACCGTCTACCGCACCAACCTCGAGGCCGCGCAGGCGGCCGCGCGGCAGCTGCGGCTGCGCAATCTCGGCGGCATCATCATCATCGATTTCATCGACATGACCGACGAGGAGCACAAGCGCCAGGTGCTGCGCATGCTGGAGAAAGGCCTGCAGCGCGACCACGCCAAGACCACCGTCTACCCGATGTCCGCACTGGGCCTGGTGGAGATGACGCGCAAGCGCACCACCGAGAGCCTGGAGCGCCAGCTGTGCGAACCGTGCCCGGCCTGCGGCGGGCGCGGCACGGTAAAGACTGCCGAGACGGTCACCTACGAAATCTTCCGCGAGATCACTCGCGCGGTGCGTCAGTTCAATGCCGAGAAGCTGCTGGTGATGGCCAGTCCCAAGGTGGTCGGGCGCATCCTCGAAGAGGAATCCGCCGCCGTGGCGGAATTGGAAGAGTTCATCTCCAAGAGCATACGCTTCCAGGCCGAGGAGCATTACTCGCAGGAACAGTTCGATGTCGTTCTTCTTTGATTCGCTGGCGTGAGTAGCCAGTGAACGTTGTCTGGCGCCAGCGCACGCAACGCATCGCCCGCGCCCTGGCGTGGGTCGTCGGCGTGTCCGTTATCGGCCTCGCCGTGCTGGCCGGGTTGATCCAGGTGGTGCTGCCCTCGCTGGCCAGCCATCCGCAGTGGGTCGCGGCGCAGCTCAGCCGGCAGCTGCAGCGGCCGGTCACGTTCGCGTCGCTGGAAGGCCGCTGGGAGCCGTCGGGCCCGCTGTTCGTCATGCGCGACGTGGTGGTGGGGCCGGGCGAGGGCGGCAGTCCGCTGCGCATCCCGGAGACCGAACTCAAGCTCGATCTGGGCGGCTGGCTGATGCCGTCGCGGCACCTGCTCAATCTGCGCGCGCGCGGGCTGCAGCTGGATCTCTCGCACGGCAAGGACGGCGGCTGGCACATCAACGGTATTGGCGTCGCCGGCGGCGGCGAACGGCAGAACGCTTCGTTCGGACGGCTCTCGGTAGAACTCTGGCTGCGCGACCTGCGGCTGGACATCGCGGACGAAAACACCGGCAAGCACTACGCACTCGTGGCCCAGCAGCTGCGGGTGAGCCGCCAGGGCACGCGCGTGCGCGTCGGCGCGGTGCTGCGGCGCGAAGGCGCCGCCGGCGAGCTGCGCGGCGCCGGCAATTTCCGCGACGACGGCGCCGACGGACGCCTGTGGATAGCCGGCAGCAAGGCCGACCTGCGCGCGCTGGCCGCCGGCGTGGACCTCGGCGGCTACAGCGTGAACGGCGGCACGGGCACGTTTGCCAGCTGGCTGGATTGGCGCGACGCGAAAGTAGTGCGCAATCTCACGCGGTTCGACCTCGACGGGCTGGCGTTCACCGCGCCGGACGGCAACCAGGCACGGGTGGCGTCGCTGCACGCGCTGGCCGACATGAACAAGACAGCCGAGGGCTACCGCGTGCGCTGGGCGGCCGACGACGGCGGCGCCCTGGCTCTGGATGTGCGCCGCCAGGACGACGATCACCTCGAGGCCTGGATCACCGCCCGCGATCTGCAACTCGGCCCGCTGGTGCCCTGGCTGGCCCTGAAGCCGAACCTGTCGGCAGGGCTGGGGCAGTGGGTGGGCGCCGGCAAGCCGCGCGGCAAGCTGAGCCACGCCGCCTTGCACTGGACCCGTGCGGAAGGCGTGGTCAGCGCGGACGTCGCGTTCGCCGGCGTCGGCATCGACCCGGTGGGCAAGCTGCCCGGCATCGACCGGCTCGACGGTCGCCTGCGCGGCGACCAGGGCGCGCTGTCGCTCGAGCTGCCCGCGCAGGCCACCGTGCTCCGCTTCCCGCACACGTTCCGCAAGCCGTTCGAGCTGTCGCGCCTGGCCGGCACGTTCTCGGCATGGCATGAGGACGACGACTGGCACCTCGGCATCGAGCCCATGGCGTTCGAAGGCGCCGGATTCGGCGGGCAGGCCCGCGGCGAGATCCGCTTCCACGATGCGGGCGGCCGACCGTTCCTCGACCTGTATGCATCGCTCGACCACGCGGACATGGACGCGGCAAAGCTGTTCTGGCCGATCGATTCCATGCCGCCCTCGGCGGTCGAATGGCTGGATCGCGCGCTGGTCGCGGGCAAGGTCGACCGGGGCGACGTGCTGGTACGCGGCGACCTGAAGGATTGGCCGTTCCGGGCCAACGAAGGCCGCTTCGAGGCCCGCGCCGAACTCAGCGGCCTCGCGCTGGACTACGGCAAGGACTGGCCGCGCGCCGAAGGCATCACGGCGATCGCCAACTTCGTCAACAACGGCATGCTGGTGGAAGCCAGCGGCGGCGAATCGCTCGGCGTAAAGGCCGAGCGGGCCGTGGCGCTGATTCCGGATTTCGCCAATACCGTGCTGGACCTGAATGTGCACGGGTCCGGCAGCGGCGCCAGCCTGCTCGACTTCGTGCGGCGCAGCCCGATCGGCAACCGGCAGGCCGATGCCTTGGGCAAGCTCAACCTCGGCGGCGCCGGCACGTTCGATTTCCACCTGTCCCTGCCGATGAAGGACGCCAAGGACTTCTTCCTGGCCGGCAACGCCGCCCTCAAGGATGTCGATCTCGACGCGCCCGACTGGAAGCTGCGGCTCGACAAGATTTCCGGCCAGGCCAGCTTCGACGCGCACGGCTTCCACGCCGGCCCGCTCGATGCCATCTTCCGCGGCCAGCCTTCCAAGCTCGACATCGCCATTGCCGCCGCCACCGGGCGCCCGGACACCGAGTTCTCTGCGCGCCTCACCGGCCGCTACGGCATGGCGGAACTGACTCAGGGGCTGGACTCGCTGACCTGGCTCAACGACGTCGCCAGCGGACGCAGCGAAGTCACCATCGGTTTCGACATCGTGCGGCCGGACTCGGTGGCCAATGCGGCGCAGCTGCTGACCCTGGATACCAACCTGGCCGGCATGGCGCTGGACATGCCGACGCCGATCAAGAAACCGGCCGAAACCAGCCTGCCGCTGCATCTTTCGCTGGCGCTGCCGGTGCAGGGCGGCGACCTGCAGATCGCGGTGGGGCAAGTGGTGCGCCAACGCTTCCGCCTGCCCGACGACAAGCGCCCGCTGGGCGCCACCTTCATGTTCGGCACGCGCATGCCCGACACGGTGCCCGACAAGGGCATCCGCGTGCGTGGCCGCGCGGCGCGGCTGGACGTCACCGGCTGGGTGCAGCGCGCCGTCGCGGGCAGCAGCGGCGATGGCCCGGGCCTGGAAAGCATCGACGTCACCGCCGACCAGGCCGAAGTCTTCGGCCACGCTTTCCCGTCCATGCGCATCCAGGCCATGCCGCAGCCGGGCCAGCTGAATGTGGACGTGGACAGTGCCGACATCGCCGGCCGCTTCACCATCCCTTCGGAAGGTATCGATAGCCGCGGCGTCACCGCGCGGCTGCAGCGCCTCTACTGGCCCAAGACCAGCGGCACGGATACGAAGCCGGCGAACGCCGGTTCGGCCGAGGCGCCCAAGCCCGATCCGGCCAACACGGGCATCACGCCGTCGGCGCTGCCGCCGTTCCACCTGTGGGTGGGCGACCTGCGCTTCGGCGAGTCCAGACTCGGCGAGGCGCGCCTGGAGACCTGGCCCACCGATCGCGGCATGCACATCGACCAGTTGCGTGCCTTGTCGCGCGGCGTGCAGATCAATGCGAGCGGCGACTGGGAAGGCACCGCCACCAACAGTCACAGCCACCTGCGCATCGACTTCTCGGCGGAAAACCTCGGCGACATGCTCGGCGCCTTCGGCTTCGCCGGCCTGTTCAACGGCGGCAAGACGCGCGCGCACCTCGATGCGACCTGGCCGGGGGCGCCGTCGGCAATGGAACTGGCCAACATGGACGGCAAGCTGAGCGTGCAGGTCACCGACGGCAGCATTCCCGAGGTGGCGCCGGGCGTGGGCCGCCTGTTCGGTCTGGTCTCGCTGGTAGAACTGCCGCGCCGCCTGACGCTCGATTTCGGCGACGTCTTCGGCAAGGGATTGGCGTTCGATTCCATCACCGGCGACTTCACGCTGGCCGACGGCAACGCGACCACCGGCAATCTGTCCATGCGCGGGCCGGCGGCCGAGATCACCATCAAGGGACGTACCGGCCTGCGCGCGAAGGATTACGACCAGCAGGCCCTGGTGGTGCCGCACATCGGCAATAGCCTGCCGATCGTCGGCGCGGTGGTGGCCGGCCCGCTCGGCGCGGCCGCCGGTTTCGTGGCGCAGGGATTGCTGGGGCGCGGCATCAATCGCGTGGCCAGCGCGCGCTATCACATCGGTGGAAGCTGGGACAAACCCGACATTTCGCTGGTGGAGAAGAAGAGCCTGCCGGCCTCGGCGCCGGCCGCCGCCGAAGCGGCGGCACCGGCGCCCATAACACCGGCACCTGCCACGTCAGTGCCCATCACATCGGCGCCCACGACGCCGGCACCTGCACCGGCCGCCAGCGCGGGCCGCTGAAACTCAGGATTCCGTGGCGGATTCCGCCGGCTTGGTACTGCCGCGGAACGGGAACATCTGCTGGCGCACAAAGCCGTCAGGCATGTAGTCGCCGACCACGCCGTACTTCTCGGGGAATTTCTTCTTCGACTTCACCGCGGTACCGAACAGGTAATCGAGGAAGGCGTAATGCGCCGCATAGTTCTTGTCGATCGCCTCGTCGTCGGAAGCGTGATGCCAGTGGTGGAAGTCCGGCGTGACCACGACGTACTTCAGCGGCCCCCACGGCAGGTGCACGTTGGCGTGATTGAACACCGCCTGGAAGCCGACCACGATGATGTAGGCATTCATCACTCCCTCGCTGAAACCGAGGATGTACAGCGGCGCCAGCACGCACACGCGCGTGAAGATCAGTTCCAGCATGTGCTGGCGCGAGCCGGCGAGCCAGTCCATGGTCTTCACGCTGTGGTGCACGGCGTGGAATTTCCACAGGAATGGCACCTCGTGATACGCGCGGTGCGTCCAGTACTGCGCCAGGTCGGCTACCAGGATGCACAGCAGCAGCTGGGGCACGAAGGGGAGGTCCCGCACGGCCTGCTGGAAGCCGCTGCTGACCAGCCAGCCGAACAGGTGGTGCAGCAGGAAGTTCACCACCAGCAATGCCAGGCCGACGATGAAATGGTTGACCGCGAAATGCTTCAGGTCCGTCTGCCATTCCTTGCGGAACAGCATCTGGCCCTTGTACAGCGGGAACAGTTTCTCGATCACCACGAAGATCAGCGTGGAGCCGAGCAGGTCGAGGATGAACCAGTCCAGGCCGATGTAAGGCGTGTGGTCCGGGAAATTGCCCACCGGCACGCGCGAGCCACCCAGCGCGGTCGCGGCGATCACCAAGGCGAAGGCGACGATGTTGATGTTGCGCTGGCGGCCCAGGATCACATTGCCCAGCGAGATGCCGCCCGCGATCAACAACGCCGCCAGCAACAGCTGGCGCAGCACGTCCACGGAGTAACGGTGCCGCAGGTCGGGCGTGGTCAGGTATTGCGGAAAATGGAAGGCCAATACGCCGAGCAGGCTGAGGATGCCCAGGGAAAGGGCGATCACGGTGGTGATCTTGCCCAGCCCAGGCTTGAGCTCGCCGTCGCGGTGCAGCAATTCGCGGGTGTCGTCGAGCGGCGCCTTGAGGGTGCGGTCGATGACCTTATGGGCCAGTTCGCGTTTCGAAAAATCGTTCATGGTGGTCCTTCACGTGGGCGCCATCCGCTCCCGGCTGGCTGGGGCATGGTAGCGGTCCGGGGACCGGCGGCTCCACTGCCGCCAGCGCTTTAAATGCATGGGCGGGGGCCCCACTTGCTACAGTCTCCGTCCCGTTCGCCAGAGCAACGACCCTATGGATTCACTGATCGCCCAGGCTGAGCGCCGTCTTCTGGCGCCGGGTGGCCTGGCCGCCACCGACCTCGACCGCGTGTTCTCCCAGCTGATGGGGCCTTCCATCGATGCGGCAGACCTGTACTTCCAGCACTCCCGCAGCGAGTCGTGGTTGCTGGAGGAGGGCATCGTCAAGGACGGCAGCCATTCGATCGAGCAGGGCGTCGGCGTGCGCGCCATCGCGGGCGAAAAGACCGGTTTTGCCTACTCCGACGAGATCGTGCTGCCGCAGCTGCTGGAGGCGTCGCGGGCGGCCCGGGCGATCGCCCAGGGCGGCAACGGGAACGGCCAGCCGCTGGCGCTGCACGGCGCCCGTCAGCTCTATCCGGCCATCGACCCGGTCGAGAGCCTGCCTAATGCCGACAAGATCGCGGTCATGCGCGAAGTGGATGCCTATGCGCGCTCGCGCGACCCGCGTGTCAAGCAGGTGATCGTGAGCATGGCCGCCACGATGGACACCGTGCTGGTCGCCTCGTCGGACGGCACGCTCGCTGCCGACGTGCGTCCGCTAGTGCGCCTGAACGTGCACGTGATCGTCGAGCACAACGGCCGGCGCGAGCAGGCCCACGTGGGCGGCGGCGGCCGCTACGGTTATCGCGAGCTGCTGGAGAACGGCCGCGCGCTGGCCTTCGCCGACGAAGCGGTGCGCCAGGCGCTGGTCAACCTGGAGGCGGTCGACGCGCCCGCCGGCATGATGACGGTGGTGCTCGGTCCTGGCTGGCCCGGCGTGCTGCTGCATGAAGCCATCGGCCATGGCCTGGAAGGCGATTTTAATCGCAAGGGCAGCTCTGCCTTCGCCGGCCGCATCGGCCAGCGCGTGGCTGCGCCTGGCGTCACCGTGGTGGACGACGGCACGCTGCCCGGCCGCCGCGGTTCGCTGAGCATCGATGACGAGGGCACGCCGACCGAATGCACCACGCTGATCGAGGACGGCATCCTCAAGGGCTACATGCAGGACAAGCTCAATGCGCGCCTGATGGGCATGAAGCCCACCGGCAACGGCCGCCGCGAGTCGTTCGCGCAACTGCCGATGCCGCGCATGACCAACACCTACATGCTCGCCGGCCAGCACGATCCGCAGGAGATCATCCGTTCGGTCAAGCGCGGCATCTACGCGGTGAACTTCGGCGGCGGCCAGGTCGACATCACCAACGGCAAGTTCGTGTTCTCCGCCAGCGAGGCCTACCTGATCGAAGATGGCAAGGTCACCGCGCCGGTGAAGGGCGCCACCCTGGTCGGCTCGGGTCCCGAGGTACTCACGCGTGTCTCGATGATCGGCAACGACCTGGCGCTGGACGAAGGCGTCGGCGTGTGCGGCAAGGACGGGCAGAGCGTGCCCGTGGGCGTGGGACAGCCGACCTTGCGCGTGGACGGCATGACGGTGGGCGGCACCGCGTCCTGACGTTCTGGCGCGAGCCATGCGTGCTCGCGCTTTCGCGCCGCGAAAACTTTCGCGGCGATTCGCAAGGACTTTTTCCATTTCAACAGCTGCATGAAAGATTCCTCCCGTGTGCTAGCCGCACGCGGGGAGGAGCGATGCTTTGCCGGGGAGCGGGAGGTTCACAGGGGGCAAAACCAGACAGGGAACGGCGAGGTATCCAGGTTGCCTGCGTCCGGCGGCGTGCCGCCGGTACTCACGCCCGTCGAGGGCATCGAAGACAACCATTGGGAGACGTTTTCATGCAGATGAACAAGACCTCGTTGTGCCTGGCGCTTGCCGCGATCGTGGGGACGATCGCTTCCGCGCCCGCCATGGCCGCGGGACCGAACACCGCGTGGGCAAGCACTGCTACGCGTGCGCATGAACTGGCCGCGACGGCGACCACCGCAGACTTGGCCGAAGCCAGCCTGCCGGTGCACGTCGAAGTGGTGCTGAAGCTGCAGAACCGTTCGGCGCTCGACGATTTCATCAAGGCCTCGCAGGATCCGGCCAGCTCGGCGTTCCACACCAAGCTCAGCGCGGCCGATGCGCAGGCGATGTTCTCGCCGAGCCAGGCGCAGGTGCAGGCGGTGGTCGATCACCTGCGTGCGAGCGGCTTCACGAATATCCAGGTATCTCCCAATCGCCTGATCATCTCCGCCGACGGCGATGCGGGCACGGCGCAGAACGCGTTCGCCACGCGCCTCGTCAAGACGCATGACGCGGAAGGCCGCGCCGCCTACGCCAACATCGACGACGCGAAGGTACCGGCGGCCCTGGGACAGTCCGTGCTGGCCGTGGTCGGCCTGCAGACCGTGGCCCATGCGCATACGATGCTGAAGCCGGCCGCGCGCGTCGGCACCAATGCCACTACCGGCATCGTGGGCCACAACCCGACTGCGTTCCCGACCATCTACAACGCCGGCAGCACGCCGACCGCTTCCACCATCACCGTGGGCATCATCAGCGACGGCGACATGACGCAGCCGCTGAAGGATCTGACCACCTTCACCAGCAACAACGGCCTGCCGGCGGTGAACACGCAGGTGGTGACGGTCGGCACGCCCGGCACCGACACCAGCGGCACGCCCGAATGGGACCTGGACAGCCAGGACATCGTGGCGATGTCCGGCGGCGTCGGGAAGCTGATCTTCTACGCGGCCAACTCGCTCTCCAACAGCGCGCTTACCCAGGCCTTCAACCAGGCGGTGACCGACAACCAGGCGCAGGTGATCAACGTGTCGCTCGGCGAGTGCGAGACGTCCGCCTACAACGACGGCTCCATGGCCGCCGACGACCAGATCTTCGCGCTGGGCGTGGCGCAGGGGCAGACGTTCTCCATTTCCACCGGCGACTCCGGCTCCAACGAGTGCAGCAAGGCCCCGCGCGGTACTACGCCGAGCTATCCGGCCAGCTCGCCCTACGTGGTGGCGGTGAGCGGCACCACGCTCACCACCGGCACCAACAACAGCTGGGCCGGCGAGACGCTGTGGTCGAAGGCTGGCGGTAGCCCGAGCACGGTGGAGCCCAAGCCGAGCTGGCAGACCCAGGGCGGCGGCACCACGCGCGACGTGGCCGACGTGGCGCTGGACGCGGATCCCAACTCCGGCGCGATCATCATCGTCAACGGCAGCAATGCGCAGTACGGCGGCACCAGCCTGGCCGCGCCGCTGTTCGCAGCGACCTGGGCCCGCCTGCTGGCGGCGCATTCCACGCTGGGCTTCGCCGGTCCGCATCTCTACCAGGTGCCGACCACGAGCTACCACGACATCACCTCCGGCAGTAACGGTGGCGAGACGGCGACGGTGGGCTGGGATTACGCCAGCGGCTTCGGCAGCACCATTGTGACCAATCTCAACAGCAGCCTCTGACGGGGCGATTGCCGTAACGCAAAGGGGCGCCTGCAAAGGCGCCCCTTTCTCATGCCGTGTTCCGATCAGGCTTCGGCGTCGCCGGCATCTTCGCCTCCGGCTTCGTCGGTTTCGGACAGCGACTTGAGCACCTGGAATATCTCGCGATAGGCGCGCGGTGGCTTGTTCTTCTCGCGCTCCAGGCGCGCCTGGCGCAGCAGCGAGCGCAGGTGCTGGCGATCGAGCTGCGGATACGCGGCGATCAGTTCGGGCAACGCGTTCTCCTCGTCGGCGAGCAGACGCTCGCGCGTCGCTTCCAGGCGATGCATCGCCGCGGTTTCCTGGCGCTGACGCTCGCGGTTTTCACCCAGCGCGGCACGCACGCTGTCGAACGCTTCGTTGTCGTGCCGGCGCATCACCTTGGCGAGAAAGCCGAGCTGGCGCTTGCGCGCGATGTGCGAAGTGATCTTCCGCGTGTTCTCGATCTCGCGCACGACGTCCTCCGGCAGATCGAGCTTGGCCAGGCGGCTGGGCGGCAATTCGACCAGCTGCCCGGCG
It contains:
- the rng gene encoding ribonuclease G, producing the protein MSEEILINVTPRETRVGVVENGMLQEVHVERASRRGYVGNVYKGRVQRVMPGMQAVFVDIGLERAAFLHASDIVRPPLPAAEGADAMPVANGHTPSITELVHEGQEIVVQVVKDPIGTKGARLSTHLSIPSRYLVLLPHARTLGISARIEDEAERQRLKEVMTSLIGENPLGYIVRTNAEEQTAESLAFDVTYLGKVWRVVQENIAKSKVGERVYEELSLPLRSLRDMLNDDIEKVRVDSRETYEKVVKFVHKFMPSLDDRIEHYSGERPIFDLYGVEDEIQRALRKEVPLKSGGYLIVDQTEAMTTIDVNTGGYLGTRNLEETVYRTNLEAAQAAARQLRLRNLGGIIIIDFIDMTDEEHKRQVLRMLEKGLQRDHAKTTVYPMSALGLVEMTRKRTTESLERQLCEPCPACGGRGTVKTAETVTYEIFREITRAVRQFNAEKLLVMASPKVVGRILEEESAAVAELEEFISKSIRFQAEEHYSQEQFDVVLL
- a CDS encoding YhdP family protein; this encodes MNVVWRQRTQRIARALAWVVGVSVIGLAVLAGLIQVVLPSLASHPQWVAAQLSRQLQRPVTFASLEGRWEPSGPLFVMRDVVVGPGEGGSPLRIPETELKLDLGGWLMPSRHLLNLRARGLQLDLSHGKDGGWHINGIGVAGGGERQNASFGRLSVELWLRDLRLDIADENTGKHYALVAQQLRVSRQGTRVRVGAVLRREGAAGELRGAGNFRDDGADGRLWIAGSKADLRALAAGVDLGGYSVNGGTGTFASWLDWRDAKVVRNLTRFDLDGLAFTAPDGNQARVASLHALADMNKTAEGYRVRWAADDGGALALDVRRQDDDHLEAWITARDLQLGPLVPWLALKPNLSAGLGQWVGAGKPRGKLSHAALHWTRAEGVVSADVAFAGVGIDPVGKLPGIDRLDGRLRGDQGALSLELPAQATVLRFPHTFRKPFELSRLAGTFSAWHEDDDWHLGIEPMAFEGAGFGGQARGEIRFHDAGGRPFLDLYASLDHADMDAAKLFWPIDSMPPSAVEWLDRALVAGKVDRGDVLVRGDLKDWPFRANEGRFEARAELSGLALDYGKDWPRAEGITAIANFVNNGMLVEASGGESLGVKAERAVALIPDFANTVLDLNVHGSGSGASLLDFVRRSPIGNRQADALGKLNLGGAGTFDFHLSLPMKDAKDFFLAGNAALKDVDLDAPDWKLRLDKISGQASFDAHGFHAGPLDAIFRGQPSKLDIAIAAATGRPDTEFSARLTGRYGMAELTQGLDSLTWLNDVASGRSEVTIGFDIVRPDSVANAAQLLTLDTNLAGMALDMPTPIKKPAETSLPLHLSLALPVQGGDLQIAVGQVVRQRFRLPDDKRPLGATFMFGTRMPDTVPDKGIRVRGRAARLDVTGWVQRAVAGSSGDGPGLESIDVTADQAEVFGHAFPSMRIQAMPQPGQLNVDVDSADIAGRFTIPSEGIDSRGVTARLQRLYWPKTSGTDTKPANAGSAEAPKPDPANTGITPSALPPFHLWVGDLRFGESRLGEARLETWPTDRGMHIDQLRALSRGVQINASGDWEGTATNSHSHLRIDFSAENLGDMLGAFGFAGLFNGGKTRAHLDATWPGAPSAMELANMDGKLSVQVTDGSIPEVAPGVGRLFGLVSLVELPRRLTLDFGDVFGKGLAFDSITGDFTLADGNATTGNLSMRGPAAEITIKGRTGLRAKDYDQQALVVPHIGNSLPIVGAVVAGPLGAAAGFVAQGLLGRGINRVASARYHIGGSWDKPDISLVEKKSLPASAPAAAEAAAPAPITPAPATSVPITSAPTTPAPAPAASAGR
- a CDS encoding sterol desaturase family protein, giving the protein MNDFSKRELAHKVIDRTLKAPLDDTRELLHRDGELKPGLGKITTVIALSLGILSLLGVLAFHFPQYLTTPDLRHRYSVDVLRQLLLAALLIAGGISLGNVILGRQRNINIVAFALVIAATALGGSRVPVGNFPDHTPYIGLDWFILDLLGSTLIFVVIEKLFPLYKGQMLFRKEWQTDLKHFAVNHFIVGLALLVVNFLLHHLFGWLVSSGFQQAVRDLPFVPQLLLCILVADLAQYWTHRAYHEVPFLWKFHAVHHSVKTMDWLAGSRQHMLELIFTRVCVLAPLYILGFSEGVMNAYIIVVGFQAVFNHANVHLPWGPLKYVVVTPDFHHWHHASDDEAIDKNYAAHYAFLDYLFGTAVKSKKKFPEKYGVVGDYMPDGFVRQQMFPFRGSTKPAESATES
- the tldD gene encoding metalloprotease TldD, translated to MDSLIAQAERRLLAPGGLAATDLDRVFSQLMGPSIDAADLYFQHSRSESWLLEEGIVKDGSHSIEQGVGVRAIAGEKTGFAYSDEIVLPQLLEASRAARAIAQGGNGNGQPLALHGARQLYPAIDPVESLPNADKIAVMREVDAYARSRDPRVKQVIVSMAATMDTVLVASSDGTLAADVRPLVRLNVHVIVEHNGRREQAHVGGGGRYGYRELLENGRALAFADEAVRQALVNLEAVDAPAGMMTVVLGPGWPGVLLHEAIGHGLEGDFNRKGSSAFAGRIGQRVAAPGVTVVDDGTLPGRRGSLSIDDEGTPTECTTLIEDGILKGYMQDKLNARLMGMKPTGNGRRESFAQLPMPRMTNTYMLAGQHDPQEIIRSVKRGIYAVNFGGGQVDITNGKFVFSASEAYLIEDGKVTAPVKGATLVGSGPEVLTRVSMIGNDLALDEGVGVCGKDGQSVPVGVGQPTLRVDGMTVGGTAS
- a CDS encoding S53 family peptidase — translated: MQMNKTSLCLALAAIVGTIASAPAMAAGPNTAWASTATRAHELAATATTADLAEASLPVHVEVVLKLQNRSALDDFIKASQDPASSAFHTKLSAADAQAMFSPSQAQVQAVVDHLRASGFTNIQVSPNRLIISADGDAGTAQNAFATRLVKTHDAEGRAAYANIDDAKVPAALGQSVLAVVGLQTVAHAHTMLKPAARVGTNATTGIVGHNPTAFPTIYNAGSTPTASTITVGIISDGDMTQPLKDLTTFTSNNGLPAVNTQVVTVGTPGTDTSGTPEWDLDSQDIVAMSGGVGKLIFYAANSLSNSALTQAFNQAVTDNQAQVINVSLGECETSAYNDGSMAADDQIFALGVAQGQTFSISTGDSGSNECSKAPRGTTPSYPASSPYVVAVSGTTLTTGTNNSWAGETLWSKAGGSPSTVEPKPSWQTQGGGTTRDVADVALDADPNSGAIIIVNGSNAQYGGTSLAAPLFAATWARLLAAHSTLGFAGPHLYQVPTTSYHDITSGSNGGETATVGWDYASGFGSTIVTNLNSSL
- the yjgA gene encoding ribosome biogenesis factor YjgA; the protein is MNRTYTDDPDHDYGPTRSQQRRDALAVLELAGQLVELPPSRLAKLDLPEDVVREIENTRKITSHIARKRQLGFLAKVMRRHDNEAFDSVRAALGENRERQRQETAAMHRLEATRERLLADEENALPELIAAYPQLDRQHLRSLLRQARLEREKNKPPRAYREIFQVLKSLSETDEAGGEDAGDAEA